The Hymenobacter baengnokdamensis genome includes a region encoding these proteins:
- a CDS encoding acyl-CoA dehydrogenase family protein, translating to MTTSTATASPFQLTEEQLAVQAAARDFAQNELWEGVIERDDHQKFPAAQIKRMGELGFLGMMVSPEYGGSGLDTISYVLAMEEISKVDASCSVIMSVNNSLVCWGLEQYGTEEQKQKYLTRLASGEIIGAFALSEPEAGSDATSQRTTAEDKGDYYLLNGTKNWITNGSTASVYLVIAQTHPELKSRGINVLIVEKDTPGFVVGPKENKLGIRGSDTCSLMFTDVKVPKENRIGNDGFGFKFAMQVLAGGRIGIAAQALGIASGSLELSLKYAKERKAFGVEIAKHQAIQFKLADMATNVDAARLLCLQAAADKDNHADYAKSGAMAKLFASKIAMDASAEAVQIHGGYGFVKEYHVERFYRDAKITQIYEGTSEIQKIVISREILK from the coding sequence ATGACAACTTCGACGGCCACCGCTTCCCCCTTTCAACTCACCGAAGAGCAGTTAGCTGTGCAGGCCGCCGCCCGCGACTTTGCCCAGAACGAGCTGTGGGAAGGCGTAATTGAGCGCGATGACCACCAGAAATTCCCTGCCGCGCAGATTAAGCGCATGGGGGAACTGGGTTTCCTGGGCATGATGGTAAGCCCTGAGTATGGCGGCTCGGGCCTCGATACGATTAGCTACGTGCTGGCCATGGAGGAAATTTCCAAGGTCGATGCCTCGTGCTCGGTTATCATGTCGGTGAATAACTCGCTGGTGTGCTGGGGCCTAGAGCAATACGGCACCGAGGAGCAGAAGCAAAAGTACCTGACCCGCTTGGCCAGCGGCGAAATAATCGGGGCCTTCGCCCTTTCGGAGCCCGAGGCGGGCTCCGATGCGACGAGCCAGCGCACCACCGCCGAAGATAAAGGCGACTACTACCTGCTGAATGGCACCAAAAACTGGATTACCAACGGCTCAACCGCCTCGGTGTATCTGGTAATCGCCCAGACCCATCCGGAGTTGAAGTCGCGGGGTATCAACGTGCTGATTGTAGAAAAAGACACCCCCGGCTTCGTAGTCGGGCCGAAGGAAAACAAGCTCGGTATTCGCGGCTCCGATACCTGCTCGCTGATGTTTACCGACGTGAAAGTGCCCAAGGAGAACCGCATCGGCAACGATGGCTTCGGCTTCAAGTTTGCCATGCAGGTGCTGGCCGGGGGCCGCATCGGCATCGCGGCGCAGGCGCTGGGCATTGCTTCGGGCTCGCTCGAGCTGAGCCTCAAATACGCCAAGGAGCGCAAAGCATTTGGCGTGGAAATAGCTAAGCACCAGGCTATTCAGTTTAAGTTGGCCGATATGGCCACCAACGTGGACGCCGCCCGCCTGCTGTGCCTGCAAGCCGCCGCTGATAAAGATAACCATGCTGACTACGCCAAAAGCGGAGCCATGGCCAAGCTTTTCGCCTCCAAAATAGCGATGGATGCCTCGGCCGAAGCCGTGCAGATTCACGGGGGCTATGGCTTTGTGAAAGAATACCACGTGGAGCGCTTTTACCGCGATGCCAAGATTACCCAGATTTATGAGGGTACTTCCGAGATTCAGAAAATTGTTATTTCCCGCGAGATTCTGAAATAG
- the rfaE2 gene encoding D-glycero-beta-D-manno-heptose 1-phosphate adenylyltransferase, translated as MPTADKILTRAELSTTLAAWRAAGERIVFTNGCFDLLHLGHVDYLEKARALGSRLVVGLNTDASVSALKPGRPLQDENSRARILAALAFVDAVVLFGEPTPLQLIELVQPDILVKGDDYAVAGIVGHELVLERGGQVLTVPLVAGYSTSNIVKKIISGLDG; from the coding sequence ATGCCCACCGCCGATAAGATTTTGACTCGTGCCGAGCTATCCACCACGTTGGCGGCCTGGCGGGCAGCGGGCGAGCGCATTGTGTTCACCAACGGCTGCTTCGATTTGCTGCACCTGGGCCACGTCGACTACCTCGAAAAAGCCCGCGCCCTCGGCAGTCGCCTGGTGGTTGGGCTCAATACCGATGCCTCGGTAAGCGCGCTAAAGCCCGGCCGGCCGTTGCAGGACGAGAATTCGCGCGCCCGCATTCTGGCGGCGCTGGCTTTTGTTGATGCCGTGGTGCTGTTTGGCGAACCAACCCCACTACAGCTCATTGAGCTGGTGCAGCCGGATATTCTGGTGAAAGGCGACGACTACGCCGTTGCCGGAATTGTGGGCCACGAGCTGGTGCTGGAGCGAGGCGGGCAGGTGCTTACCGTGCCGCTCGTAGCGGGCTACAGCACTTCCAATATCGTAAAAAAGATAATAAGCGGCCTCGACGGTTAA
- a CDS encoding lysylphosphatidylglycerol synthase transmembrane domain-containing protein, with protein sequence MKHLLTFLKYALLLSISGALMWYAVRGQDLSRIGHYIRTANYFWLGLTLVLSVLGYFSRAYRWQMQLSASGTPAPFWRIYHAMMVGYLANLVLPRAGEVIRCSVLRRTAGVPVQVALGTVVTERVIDVLVLLGLLGATLLLDFNTFWAFVTDKLFGGQYDTLARNRTPLLLAALGALVLLAVAGYTLVRNLERLRQHALFNKAILFIKGLLAGAFSVIRLENKGIFLLHTIFTWLVYYLLDYLAFFCFPETYGLGMKAGLAVLTFGAFGMAAPVAGGIGPFHVMVQGILLVYGVSKEAGIAYALVVHGAQTLLVVVMGGLSFVAVAAADKGNVVDEAEALADEPLTTE encoded by the coding sequence ATGAAGCACCTGCTCACCTTTCTAAAATACGCGCTGCTGCTGAGCATTTCCGGTGCCCTGATGTGGTATGCAGTACGTGGGCAGGATTTGTCGCGCATCGGCCACTATATCCGGACGGCCAATTATTTCTGGCTGGGTCTCACGCTCGTGCTTTCCGTACTGGGCTATTTCAGCCGGGCTTACCGCTGGCAGATGCAGCTCTCGGCCTCGGGTACTCCCGCTCCGTTCTGGCGTATCTACCACGCCATGATGGTCGGCTACCTTGCCAACCTCGTGTTGCCCAGGGCCGGCGAGGTCATTCGCTGCTCGGTGCTGCGGCGCACGGCGGGCGTGCCGGTGCAGGTAGCGCTAGGCACCGTGGTAACCGAGCGCGTGATAGACGTGCTGGTGCTGCTGGGGCTGCTGGGCGCCACGCTGCTGCTCGATTTTAACACCTTCTGGGCCTTCGTCACCGACAAGCTGTTTGGCGGCCAGTACGATACCCTGGCCCGCAACCGCACGCCGCTGCTGCTGGCGGCCCTGGGGGCGCTGGTGCTGCTGGCCGTGGCGGGCTACACGCTGGTGCGCAATCTCGAGCGCCTTCGCCAGCACGCGCTTTTCAACAAGGCCATTCTGTTTATAAAAGGGCTGCTGGCGGGGGCGTTCAGCGTTATCAGGCTGGAAAATAAAGGCATTTTTCTGCTGCATACCATTTTTACCTGGCTAGTCTATTATTTACTCGACTACCTGGCTTTTTTCTGCTTTCCCGAAACGTATGGCCTGGGCATGAAAGCGGGCTTGGCCGTGCTCACTTTCGGGGCTTTCGGCATGGCGGCCCCGGTGGCCGGGGGTATCGGACCGTTTCACGTGATGGTTCAGGGCATTCTGCTGGTGTACGGCGTCAGCAAGGAAGCCGGTATTGCTTACGCGTTGGTTGTGCACGGGGCCCAAACGCTGCTGGTAGTAGTAATGGGGGGCCTCAGCTTTGTAGCCGTAGCTGCCGCCGATAAAGGCAACGTAGTAGACGAAGCCGAAGCCCTGGCCGATGAGCCGCTTACGACGGAGTAG
- the panD gene encoding aspartate 1-decarboxylase, with the protein MHIEVLKSKIHRVKVTQAELHYVGSITIDEDLLDAANMVENEKVTVVNVNNGERLETYTIKGERGTGMICLNGPAARKAAVGDIVIIISYGLVDFQEARAHQPTVIFPDHHNRLG; encoded by the coding sequence ATGCATATCGAAGTTCTCAAATCCAAGATTCACCGGGTTAAGGTTACGCAGGCCGAGCTGCATTATGTGGGTAGCATCACTATTGACGAAGACCTGCTCGACGCAGCCAATATGGTTGAAAATGAAAAGGTAACGGTCGTGAACGTAAACAACGGTGAGCGGCTCGAAACTTATACCATTAAGGGCGAGCGCGGCACGGGCATGATTTGCCTCAACGGCCCGGCGGCCCGCAAGGCTGCCGTGGGCGACATCGTCATTATCATCTCCTACGGCCTGGTCGATTTTCAGGAGGCCCGGGCGCACCAGCCTACGGTCATTTTCCCCGACCATCATAACCGGCTTGGGTAA
- a CDS encoding prolyl oligopeptidase family serine peptidase, whose translation MTYPATRRDPHTDSYFGTLVPDPYQWLEDADSPETTAWVRAQNEVTFAYLAQIPFRDSLRERLTQLWNYERYSVPSQEGELLIFSKNDGLQNQAVVYAVPVGAPLETATVLLDPNRFSEEGTTALMGLHFSPDHRYLAYTTSGGGSDWQQIRLLDMASRQPLPEVLDWVKVSGVAWAGSGFYYSAYDAPQAGEAALAGKNEYHRVYYHRLSTGQADDQLIYENNDMALGFRIAEVTEDERWLCLSLTDGLSAGNRLLVRDLHAPDQASTWTLVQASYEFDTSVIGSLGDELLVYTNDHAPNYRVVRLDPRQPANWHDVIAEAPEKLETISLAAGCLLATYLHDASSQVNVYSESGEFRHVVSLPAIGTAAGFGGRRTDKVLYYAFTSFTYPTTIYRYDPAANESTVLKAPRVDVQPAAYETTQVFYESKDGTRIPMFIIHKKGVALNGQNPTYLYAYGGFNVSLTPAFSVARLLWLERGGVLAIPSLRGGGEYGEAWHQAGMTPHKQNVFDDFMAAADYLKSAGYTCSQKLAIAGGSNGGLLVGAIMTQQPNLCRVALPAVGVMDMLKYQKFTIGWNWAPEYGTSDDEAQFRNLLSYSPLHNLKPGTAYPATLITTADHDDRVVPAHSFKFAAELQACQAGPSPTLIRIDVNAGHGAGKSTQLQIAEWTDVWSFTLFNMGSG comes from the coding sequence TTGACCTACCCTGCCACCCGCCGCGACCCGCATACCGATTCTTACTTTGGCACCCTGGTGCCCGACCCGTACCAGTGGCTCGAAGATGCCGACTCACCCGAGACGACGGCCTGGGTTCGGGCCCAAAATGAGGTGACGTTCGCCTACCTCGCCCAGATTCCGTTTCGGGATAGTTTGCGCGAGCGCCTTACCCAGCTCTGGAACTACGAGCGCTACAGCGTACCGAGCCAGGAAGGAGAGCTATTGATTTTCAGCAAGAATGATGGTCTGCAAAACCAAGCCGTGGTGTACGCCGTGCCCGTGGGCGCCCCGCTCGAAACCGCTACCGTGCTGCTCGACCCGAACCGGTTTTCGGAAGAGGGAACTACGGCGCTTATGGGCCTGCATTTCAGCCCCGACCATCGCTACCTGGCGTATACTACCAGCGGTGGCGGCTCCGACTGGCAGCAAATCAGGCTGCTCGATATGGCCAGTCGCCAGCCGCTGCCCGAGGTGCTCGACTGGGTCAAGGTGTCGGGCGTGGCCTGGGCCGGCTCGGGCTTTTATTACAGCGCTTACGACGCGCCCCAAGCCGGGGAGGCGGCCCTGGCCGGCAAAAATGAGTACCACCGGGTGTATTACCACCGCCTGAGTACGGGGCAGGCCGACGACCAGCTAATATATGAAAACAACGATATGGCGCTTGGCTTCCGCATTGCCGAGGTGACGGAAGATGAGCGCTGGCTGTGCCTGAGCCTTACCGATGGCCTTTCGGCTGGCAACCGCCTGCTGGTGCGCGACCTGCACGCCCCCGACCAGGCCAGTACCTGGACCTTGGTGCAGGCTAGCTACGAGTTTGACACAAGCGTGATTGGCAGCCTGGGCGATGAGCTGCTGGTGTATACCAACGACCACGCGCCCAACTACCGGGTAGTGCGCCTCGACCCACGCCAGCCCGCCAATTGGCACGACGTGATTGCCGAAGCACCCGAAAAGCTCGAGACTATCAGCCTCGCCGCGGGCTGCCTGCTGGCCACTTACTTGCACGATGCCAGCTCGCAGGTGAACGTATACTCGGAGAGCGGGGAATTCCGGCACGTGGTATCACTGCCGGCAATTGGCACGGCGGCGGGCTTTGGCGGGCGGCGTACCGACAAGGTGCTGTACTACGCCTTCACGTCGTTTACCTACCCTACCACCATCTATCGCTACGACCCGGCGGCCAACGAGAGCACCGTATTGAAGGCCCCGCGGGTAGACGTGCAGCCGGCTGCTTATGAAACAACGCAGGTTTTTTACGAAAGCAAGGACGGGACCAGAATCCCGATGTTTATCATCCACAAAAAAGGCGTGGCGCTGAATGGGCAAAATCCAACCTATCTCTATGCCTACGGCGGCTTCAACGTGTCGCTTACGCCGGCTTTTTCGGTGGCGCGGCTGCTGTGGCTGGAGCGCGGGGGCGTGCTGGCCATCCCTAGCCTGCGCGGCGGAGGCGAGTACGGCGAAGCCTGGCACCAGGCCGGCATGACGCCCCACAAGCAAAACGTGTTCGACGACTTTATGGCGGCCGCCGATTACCTGAAAAGCGCCGGCTACACCTGCTCCCAAAAGCTGGCCATCGCGGGCGGCTCCAACGGGGGCCTGCTCGTGGGGGCCATCATGACCCAGCAGCCCAATCTGTGCCGCGTGGCCCTGCCCGCCGTGGGCGTTATGGATATGCTGAAGTACCAGAAGTTTACCATCGGCTGGAACTGGGCTCCCGAGTATGGCACGTCCGACGACGAGGCGCAGTTTCGCAACCTGCTCAGCTACTCGCCCTTGCACAACTTAAAGCCCGGCACGGCTTACCCCGCTACGCTTATCACCACCGCCGACCACGACGACCGCGTGGTGCCAGCGCACTCGTTTAAGTTTGCCGCCGAGCTCCAGGCTTGCCAGGCGGGCCCAAGCCCCACGCTCATTCGCATCGATGTAAATGCCGGCCACGGCGCGGGCAAAAGCACCCAGCTCCAAATAGCCGAATGGACCGACGTGTGGAGCTTCACGCTGTTTAATATGGGTAGTGGGTAG
- a CDS encoding DUF4286 family protein, which produces MILYNVTTSLEPGIAEEWVAYMRDHHMAEVVGTGCFIRSQLLRLLNEEDDGVTYAAQYFSISLEQLEAYQLHFAPALRQEMDDKFAGKYHSFRTVLEVVE; this is translated from the coding sequence ATGATTCTTTACAACGTTACTACCAGCCTGGAGCCCGGCATTGCCGAAGAGTGGGTGGCCTACATGCGCGACCACCACATGGCCGAAGTAGTGGGCACCGGCTGCTTCATTCGTAGCCAGTTGCTGCGCCTGCTCAACGAAGAAGACGATGGTGTAACCTATGCTGCCCAGTATTTCAGCATCAGCCTTGAGCAGCTGGAGGCTTATCAGCTGCATTTTGCCCCCGCCCTGCGCCAGGAAATGGACGATAAGTTTGCCGGTAAGTACCACTCATTCCGCACCGTGCTGGAAGTGGTGGAATAG
- a CDS encoding DUF6526 family protein, with protein MAAKNPARYYPLHHFILLPLTLLMVIYTIRRYANLAGDDSELSRLWFSLAAVTLLFFVALVMLRQHYALTLQDRLARLEVRQRYFELSGQRFATLEKDLSLKQILTLRLAGDQELPTLAQAATREKLTPKDIMARINDFQLDTMRV; from the coding sequence ATGGCTGCCAAAAACCCTGCCCGCTACTATCCGCTGCACCACTTTATTCTGCTGCCGCTTACCCTGCTGATGGTTATCTATACCATTCGCCGCTATGCCAACCTGGCCGGTGACGATTCTGAGCTCTCCCGTCTGTGGTTTTCGCTGGCGGCCGTTACGCTGCTGTTTTTTGTTGCACTCGTGATGCTTCGCCAGCACTACGCACTCACGCTGCAAGACCGGCTGGCCCGTCTCGAAGTGCGCCAGCGCTACTTTGAGCTAAGCGGCCAACGCTTCGCAACCCTCGAAAAGGACCTTTCGCTAAAGCAAATCCTAACTTTGCGCCTCGCCGGCGACCAGGAGCTGCCCACGCTGGCCCAGGCCGCTACCCGCGAAAAACTCACGCCCAAGGATATTATGGCCCGTATCAACGACTTTCAGCTTGACACCATGCGGGTCTGA
- a CDS encoding MFS transporter: MQNPARPQLPPQLDESAKSAVQTTRLFSAIVIVASLGYFVDIYDLILFSIVRVKSLNELGIIDKAAIKSQGEYLLSMQMGGMLLGGILWGVLGDKKGRLSVLFGSILMYSLANLANAYVHTLDQYAWLRLIAGIGLAGELGAGITLVSETLPKEKRGLGTMVVATVGVSGAMLGYWVGQRLGWRNAYLVGGALGLALLVLRVSVFESGMFQKTKESTVARGNFLSLFTNPTLLGRYLRCLLIGIPLWFVVGILITFSPEFAEALGVRVPAGEPVISAGLAVFWCYFGLVFGDFFSGGLSQLLKSRNRALQLFLGFCTVMVGTYLFGLKNATPTVFYIVCFILGISVGFWALFVTVAAEQFGTNLRATVATTAPNFARGAVVLLVPAFRWAEAHLGGRISGAAALGGLSLLVAFWAVSTLPESFGKDLDYSEPG, translated from the coding sequence ATGCAAAATCCCGCCCGCCCGCAATTGCCCCCGCAACTCGACGAGTCCGCTAAGTCTGCGGTGCAGACTACCCGGCTGTTTTCGGCCATCGTTATCGTAGCTTCGCTGGGCTACTTCGTTGATATTTACGACCTTATCTTATTCAGCATCGTGCGGGTAAAAAGCCTGAACGAGCTGGGCATCATTGACAAAGCGGCCATTAAAAGCCAGGGCGAATACCTGCTTTCGATGCAGATGGGCGGGATGCTGCTGGGCGGCATTCTGTGGGGTGTGCTGGGCGATAAAAAAGGCCGGCTGTCGGTGCTTTTCGGCTCCATTCTCATGTATTCGCTGGCCAACCTTGCCAATGCCTACGTGCATACTCTTGACCAGTACGCCTGGCTGCGCCTGATAGCCGGCATCGGCCTGGCCGGTGAGCTGGGCGCGGGCATTACGCTGGTGAGCGAAACGCTGCCTAAGGAAAAGCGCGGCCTGGGCACGATGGTAGTGGCAACGGTGGGCGTGAGCGGCGCTATGCTGGGTTACTGGGTGGGGCAGCGCCTTGGCTGGCGCAACGCCTACCTGGTGGGTGGCGCGCTGGGGCTGGCGCTGCTGGTGCTGCGCGTGAGTGTATTCGAATCGGGTATGTTTCAGAAAACCAAAGAAAGCACCGTGGCGCGGGGCAACTTCCTGAGCCTGTTTACCAATCCTACGCTGCTGGGGCGCTACCTGCGCTGCCTGCTCATTGGCATTCCGCTGTGGTTTGTGGTGGGCATTCTTATTACCTTCTCGCCCGAGTTTGCCGAGGCGCTGGGCGTGCGGGTGCCCGCCGGCGAGCCAGTTATCTCGGCCGGGCTCGCGGTGTTCTGGTGCTATTTCGGGCTGGTATTCGGCGATTTTTTCAGCGGCGGCCTCAGCCAGCTTTTAAAAAGCCGCAACCGGGCTTTGCAGCTTTTTCTGGGCTTTTGCACGGTTATGGTCGGCACGTATTTGTTTGGCCTGAAGAATGCCACGCCCACCGTTTTTTACATCGTGTGTTTTATTCTGGGTATCTCGGTGGGGTTCTGGGCGTTGTTTGTAACCGTAGCGGCCGAGCAGTTTGGCACCAACCTGCGCGCCACCGTAGCCACCACCGCGCCCAACTTTGCGCGGGGCGCGGTAGTGCTGCTGGTGCCGGCTTTCCGCTGGGCCGAGGCGCACCTGGGTGGGCGCATCAGTGGGGCGGCCGCCCTGGGCGGGCTGTCGCTGCTGGTGGCCTTCTGGGCTGTAAGCACCCTGCCCGAAAGCTTTGGGAAAGACCTGGACTACAGCGAGCCGGGCTAG
- a CDS encoding cation diffusion facilitator family transporter encodes MPHHHDHAGHSHAGHVHAAPPAGGHFSAAFAIGIGLNLAFVIAETIGGVWAHSAALLSDAGHNLSDVLSLALAWGAAWLAGRPATGRYTFGYRGATIQAALLNAALLYGALGFVLWETIDHLRHPAPVNGVAVMALAGAGILVNGFTAFLFRAGQKGDINVRGAYLHMLTDAVVSLGVVVGGAITYFTHWTWLDPLLSLGLLAVIAVGSWGLLRDTIRLGLQAVPEGIDLEQVRKFMLGQPGVQGLHDLHIWSMSSDGHDTALMAHLVRPGGADATWLANLSAGLLHEFHIHHSTVQVEDAELEHGCQSGCVTATHTAQLSA; translated from the coding sequence ATGCCCCACCACCACGACCATGCCGGCCACAGCCACGCCGGCCACGTTCATGCTGCGCCACCGGCGGGCGGCCACTTCAGCGCCGCCTTTGCCATAGGCATTGGCCTGAACCTGGCTTTCGTCATTGCCGAAACGATTGGCGGCGTCTGGGCCCATTCGGCGGCGCTGCTCTCCGATGCCGGCCACAACCTGAGCGATGTGCTGAGCCTGGCGCTGGCCTGGGGTGCGGCCTGGCTGGCGGGCCGCCCGGCTACCGGCCGCTACACCTTTGGCTACCGCGGGGCTACCATTCAGGCCGCCTTGCTGAACGCGGCGCTGCTTTACGGGGCGCTGGGCTTTGTGCTGTGGGAAACCATTGACCACCTGCGCCATCCCGCGCCCGTAAACGGCGTGGCCGTGATGGCCCTGGCAGGGGCTGGTATCCTGGTGAATGGCTTCACTGCCTTCCTGTTTCGGGCGGGTCAGAAGGGCGATATAAACGTGCGCGGCGCTTACCTGCATATGCTCACCGATGCGGTGGTAAGCCTGGGCGTAGTGGTAGGCGGGGCCATCACCTACTTCACGCACTGGACCTGGCTCGACCCGCTGCTGAGCCTGGGGCTGCTCGCCGTGATTGCGGTGGGCTCCTGGGGCTTACTGCGCGACACCATCCGCCTGGGCCTGCAGGCAGTGCCCGAGGGAATTGATTTAGAACAGGTTCGGAAATTTATGCTGGGTCAGCCCGGCGTGCAGGGCCTGCACGACCTGCACATCTGGAGCATGAGTAGCGATGGCCACGACACGGCGCTGATGGCTCACCTGGTGCGGCCCGGCGGGGCCGATGCCACCTGGCTGGCCAACCTTTCGGCCGGATTACTGCATGAGTTTCATATTCACCACAGCACCGTGCAGGTAGAAGACGCCGAGCTGGAACACGGCTGCCAGAGCGGCTGCGTCACTGCCACCCACACCGCGCAGCTGTCAGCTTAG
- a CDS encoding TonB-dependent receptor, giving the protein MFRTYSPALLVSALSFSLPVRGQVAPAAAPARSRAAVTFAGHLTDAATGEAIPGANIVFPDLKQGTASDATGRFSFSNLPRGRFSMQVVSLGYNTITQTVDTNSGQLLELKLTPAATEIGQVVVTGVSQATELRRSPVPTTVIDRTRLNQTSSTNVIDAIAHTPGVSQITTGAAISKPVVRGLGYNRVVTLNNGAKQEGQQWGDEHGIEIDEFSIDRAEIIKGPGSLLYGSDAMAGVINFLAPDPIAEGHITGTATANYQTNNHQQGYSLENAGNINGLNWLVRGTRKVAGDYQNRYDGRVFNSGFNEWDANGYLGLNKAWGYSHLTFSTFNQNLGLIEGVRDSLSGRFVRDVAVGNQVQSRVVSDDELRGYGLAVPRQLVNHLRLGTDNSFIIGQKGGRLALQVNYQQNLRREYGNALAPEAAQLYFQLRTVDYAVRYFLPELNGWNLAVGTTGLRQQNRNLGTEFLIPAYDMTEGGVFGVLKKSFGSLDLSGGLRYDVRRISAQSLYLDATTEQPTAPTMPGAETKFPGFLSTFQNYSGSLGAAYNLSDRLTVKANVSRGFRAPNIAELGANGVHEGTIRYEVGAPSLKAETSLQVDAGVSYTSDHVRFTIDAFENSINNYIFERRVLNRAGTDSLVSTGPNIGLFNYVQGQARLQGGEVTLDFHPHPLDWLHFENSFAMVRARQLDVPADQQYLPFIPADRLQSELRGNFRRQGKRLTNVYARFQLEQTFAQNRYFAAYDTETATPAYTLFNAGAGTDVADAKGKTLFSLYITANNLFDVAYQSHLSRLKYEDFNYVTGRRGVFNMGRTVSLKVVVPLAFK; this is encoded by the coding sequence ATGTTTCGCACTTACTCTCCTGCGCTGCTAGTCAGCGCGCTATCCTTTTCATTGCCAGTGCGGGGGCAGGTGGCCCCGGCAGCTGCCCCGGCCCGGTCCCGGGCGGCTGTCACCTTTGCCGGGCACCTTACCGATGCCGCCACCGGCGAAGCCATACCGGGGGCAAACATCGTTTTTCCCGACCTTAAGCAAGGCACTGCCTCCGATGCCACCGGCCGCTTCAGCTTTAGCAACCTGCCCAGGGGGCGGTTTTCGATGCAGGTAGTATCGCTAGGGTACAATACTATCACTCAAACGGTTGACACCAACAGCGGGCAGCTCTTGGAGCTGAAGCTGACGCCCGCTGCCACCGAAATCGGGCAGGTAGTGGTGACGGGCGTGTCGCAGGCTACGGAGTTGCGGCGCTCGCCGGTGCCCACCACGGTGATAGACCGCACCCGCCTCAATCAGACGTCCTCGACCAACGTGATTGATGCCATTGCGCACACGCCGGGCGTGAGCCAGATTACGACCGGCGCGGCCATCAGCAAGCCCGTGGTGCGGGGCCTGGGCTACAACCGCGTGGTGACCCTCAACAATGGCGCCAAGCAGGAAGGTCAGCAGTGGGGCGACGAGCACGGCATCGAGATTGACGAGTTCAGCATCGACCGGGCCGAGATTATTAAAGGGCCCGGCTCCTTGCTCTATGGCTCGGATGCGATGGCGGGAGTTATCAACTTTCTGGCTCCCGACCCCATCGCCGAAGGCCACATCACGGGCACGGCTACGGCCAACTACCAGACCAACAACCACCAACAGGGCTACTCGCTCGAAAACGCGGGCAATATCAACGGCCTGAACTGGCTGGTGCGCGGCACCCGCAAGGTGGCCGGCGACTACCAGAACCGCTACGATGGCCGGGTTTTCAACTCGGGCTTCAATGAGTGGGACGCCAACGGCTACCTGGGCCTGAACAAAGCCTGGGGCTACTCGCACCTCACCTTCAGCACCTTCAACCAGAATCTGGGCCTGATAGAAGGCGTGCGCGACAGCCTGAGCGGGCGCTTTGTACGCGATGTAGCGGTGGGCAACCAGGTGCAGTCGCGGGTGGTGAGCGACGACGAGCTCCGCGGCTATGGCCTGGCCGTGCCGCGCCAGCTCGTCAACCACCTGCGCCTGGGCACCGACAACAGCTTTATTATCGGCCAGAAAGGCGGCCGGCTGGCCTTGCAGGTAAATTACCAGCAGAACCTGCGCCGCGAGTACGGCAACGCGCTTGCGCCCGAGGCGGCGCAGCTTTACTTTCAGCTGCGCACCGTAGACTATGCTGTGCGCTATTTTCTGCCCGAGCTCAATGGCTGGAACCTGGCCGTGGGCACCACCGGCCTGCGCCAGCAAAACCGTAACCTGGGCACCGAATTTCTAATCCCGGCCTACGACATGACGGAGGGCGGCGTATTTGGGGTACTCAAAAAATCGTTTGGCAGCCTCGACCTCAGCGGCGGCCTGCGCTACGACGTGCGCCGCATCTCGGCCCAAAGCCTATACCTGGACGCCACTACCGAGCAGCCCACCGCGCCCACCATGCCGGGGGCCGAAACCAAGTTTCCGGGCTTCCTGAGCACGTTTCAAAACTATAGCGGCAGCCTGGGCGCGGCCTACAACCTGAGCGACCGCCTCACGGTGAAGGCCAACGTATCGCGGGGCTTTCGTGCGCCCAATATTGCCGAGCTGGGAGCCAACGGCGTGCACGAGGGCACCATTCGCTACGAAGTAGGCGCGCCCAGCCTTAAGGCCGAAACCAGCCTGCAGGTAGATGCGGGCGTGAGCTATACTTCCGACCACGTGCGCTTTACGATTGATGCCTTTGAGAACAGCATCAACAACTACATTTTTGAGCGCCGGGTGCTAAACCGGGCCGGCACCGACTCCCTGGTTTCGACCGGACCGAATATAGGACTTTTTAACTATGTACAGGGGCAGGCCCGGCTGCAGGGCGGCGAGGTTACGCTCGATTTTCACCCGCACCCACTCGATTGGCTGCACTTCGAAAACTCGTTTGCGATGGTACGCGCCCGCCAGCTCGACGTACCTGCCGACCAGCAATACCTGCCCTTCATCCCGGCCGACCGCCTGCAGTCGGAGCTGCGTGGCAACTTCCGGCGTCAGGGCAAGCGACTTACCAACGTGTACGCCCGGTTTCAGCTGGAGCAAACCTTTGCCCAGAACCGCTACTTTGCCGCCTACGACACCGAAACGGCTACGCCCGCCTACACGCTCTTTAACGCCGGGGCGGGCACCGATGTGGCCGATGCCAAGGGCAAAACCCTGTTCTCGCTCTATATCACGGCCAATAACCTGTTCGACGTGGCCTACCAGTCGCACCTGAGCCGCCTGAAGTACGAAGATTTCAACTACGTAACGGGCCGCCGGGGCGTGTTTAACATGGGCCGCACGGTGAGCTTGAAAGTGGTAGTGCCGCTGGCCTTCAAATAG